A genome region from Maylandia zebra isolate NMK-2024a linkage group LG6, Mzebra_GT3a, whole genome shotgun sequence includes the following:
- the uchl1 gene encoding ubiquitin carboxyl-terminal hydrolase isozyme L1 — MEWTPMEINPEMLNKMMGKLGVGESWRFVDVLGLEGEQLSSVPKPCCALMLLFPLTQQHESFRSQQADKVSGGSEAYFLKQTAVNSCGTIALLHAVANNKDKMTFDGASALKKFLDETANMSPDDRAKHLEKNKAIFDAHNEIAAQGQCRPEADKVNFHFIAFVNVNGQLYEFDGKINGPVNHGPTKEESFVMDAAKVCRGFMEREKGEVRFSAVALCQN, encoded by the exons ATGGAGTGGACCCCGATGGAAATCAATCCGGAG atGCTGAACAAG ATGATGGGAAAGCTGGGCGTTGGTGAAAGCTGGCGCTTCGTCGACGTGCTGGGGCTGGAGGGTGAGCAGCTCTCCTCCGTGCCGAAGCCGTGCTGTGCCTTGATGCTGCTCTTTCCCTTAACGCAACAG CATGAGTCTTTCAGATCTCAGCAAGCTGATAAGGTTTCAGGAGGTTCTGAGGCTTATTTCTTGAAGCAGACAGCAGTCAATTCCTGTGGCACCATTGCCTTGCTCCATGCTGTGGCTaacaacaaagacaaaatgaCTTTTG ATGGTGCCTCTGCCTTGAAGAAATTTCTGGATGAGACAGCAAATATGTCTCCTGATGACCGTGCCAAACAtctggagaaaaacaaa GCAATCTTTGATGCTCACAATGAGATTGCTGCACAGGGCCAGTGTCGG CCAGAAGCAGATAAAGTCAACTTTCACTTTATTGCCTTCGTCAATGTAAATGGACAGCTGTATGAATTTG ATGGGAAAATAAATGGACCAGTGAACCACGGTCCTACCAAAGAGGAGTCCTTTGTAATG GATGCAGCCAAAGTGTGCCGTGGATTTATGGAGAGGGAGAAAGGTGAAGTGCGCTTCTCTGCAGTGGCTCTCTGTCAGAATTAA